The Ornithinimicrobium sufpigmenti genome includes the window TCAGTGTGCACCCAGCCGCCCTCCGGTGGCACACGACACGCCGCGAGGGCAGCGAATCCTCCCCGGGGCTACTTGCGGGCCACGGCCTCGGCTTGTTAGCGTCGGCGCTTCCGACCCGTTCATCCACCGGTCTTCCACATCCTGTGGATAACTCTGGGGATGGCTCGTTGTCCCGTGTCAAACACCAGAGAGGGGCTGTGCCCGCCCATGAGCCCGCTCCCGGTCGACCACCAGGCCATCTGGCAGCGGGTGGTCTCCGACCTGGAGAAGAACGGGCTCCAGCCCCGGGAACGCGCCTTCCTCCGGCTGACCAGGTTGCTCGGGCTGCTGGACAGCAACGCCCTCCTTGCGGTGCCCTACCCGCACACCAAGGAGATGCTCGAGACCACCCTGCGTCGGCCCATCGAGGACTCGCTGTCCCGAGAGCTGGGGCACGACGTCCGGCTGGCGATCACCGTCGACGAGGACCTGCGCAAGGCCGTCGACGACGACAGTGACGACGTGGCCAGCGACCATTCCGTGGACTCCCGCGGGCCAGGCGCTGTCCCGGGAGCTGCCGTGCCGCAGACTCCGGCGGGTCCCGCCGGCCCGGCCGTCACGGGGGTCGCCGACGACGCTCGGCTGAACCCGAAGTACACCTTCGACACCTTCGTCTCCGGACCCTCGAACCGGTTCGCGCACGCCGCCTCCCTGGCGGTGGCCGAGTCCCCGGCCCGTGCCTACAACCCGCTGTTCATCTACGGCGAGTCCGGACTGGGCAAGACGCACCTGCTGCACGCCATCGGGCACTACGCCCGCAGCCTCTACCCCGGGGTGCGGGTGCGCTACGTGAACTCCGAGGAGTTCACCAACGACTTCATCAACAGCATCCGCGACGAGAAGGCGGGCGCCTTCCAACGGCGGTACCGCAACGTGGACTTCCTCCTCATCGACGACATCCAGTTCCTGCAGGGCAAGGAACAGACGGTCGAGGAGTTCTTCCACACCTTCAACACCCTGCACAACAGCGAGAAGCAGGTCGTGATCACCTCCGACCAGCCGCCCAAGCGCCTCTCCGGCTTCGCCGAGCGCCTGCGCAGCCGCTTCGAGTGGGGGCTGCTCACCGACGTCCAGCCGCCCGACCTGGAGACCCGGCTGGCGATCCTGCGCAAGAAGGCGGCGCAGGAACGCATGCAGATGCCGGACGACGTCCTGGAGCTGATCGCCACCCGGATCACCACCAACATCCGGGAGCTGGAGGGCGCCCTCATCAGGGTGATGGCCTTCGGGTCCCTGTCCGGGCAGCCGGTCACCAACGACCTCGCGCAGCACGTCCTCAAGGACATCGTCCCGGGCAGCGACCCCTCCCGGATCACCGTCACGACGATCATCGACGAGGTCTCGGACTACTTCCAGATCACCAAGGACGAGCTCTGCGGGACATCCCGCTCCCGCACCCTGGTCAACGCCCGGCAGATCGCGATGTACCTGTGCCGCGAGCTCACCGAGCTCTCGCTGCCCAAGATCGGGCAGGCGTTCGGCGGTCGTGACCACACCACGGTGATGCACGCCGAGCGCAAGATCCGCACCCAGATCGGCGAGCGGCGGGCCCTCTACGACCAGATCGCCGAGCTGACCGGCATCATCCGCAAGGCCTCTGCTCGCTGACCCGCGCTGGTCGAGCAGCCGCCCGGACCTCTCACTGTCCCCGGTTTATCCACAGGTTGTGGATGAGCTGTGCATTGTTGACTTCCGTTCACCTTCGTCACATCCGTCCCGCCGGATCCGTGTCTCGCTCGGCTTGGAAGCCCCTCTGGGGATGTGCACAAGGTTGTGGACAGGATGCGGATTTGCGCAGGTCAGGCTGGGGACGGGCGGTGCACGACCCGGTATGTCGTGGGGACGGAGCGGCGCCGTCCACACCCGCGGGGTGGTCGTCCACCGGGGTGTCCAGAAGGCATACACAGGCTGGCGGGTGGTGCAGAGGCGGTGCTTCACGCGGGGCCACCTGCACGGATGGCCGATCGGCCGAGGAGTTATCCACAGTGTCCACAGGCCCGATGACGACGACGAATCCCTAGAACGAAGCACAGTGTCATCCACGTCCCTGGGGCTCAGGGCGCCCGAGGCCGTGGGACACCATGGCGGGGGACGTGGCAGAGTTGGCATCCCACATCCATGTCCTGACCGCCGAAGGGCCACCGTCGTGAAGTTTCGTGTCGAGCGTGATGTCCTCTCCGAGGCCGTCGCCTGGGTCGTCCGCGGCCTGAGCAACCGTCCCCCCGTGCCGGTCCTGGCCGGTGTGCTGCTGACGGCCGACGAGGAGGGCACGCTCACCTTCTCCGCCTACGACTACGAGGTCTCCGCCACGGTGACCGTCGAGGCCGATGTCGAGGAGGGTGGGCAGGTCCTGGTCCTGGGCAAGCTGCTCGCCGACATCTCCCGCAACCTGCCGGTCAAGCCGGTACAGGTGGCGACCGAGGGGGCCAAGGTGCAGCTCACCTGCGGCTCCAGCCGGTTCTCGCTGATCCAGATGCCGGTGTCGGACTACCCGCAGCTGCCGGCACAGGCCCAGCCGAGCGGGTCCATCCCCGGCGACGTCTTCACCCAGGCGGTGCAGCAGGTCTCCATCGCTGCCGACCGCGGCGACACGCTGCCGATCCTCACGGGGGTCCGCGTCGAGGTCGACGGCGAGAAGGTCACCCTGCTGGCCACCGACCGCTACCGCCTGGCGATGCGCGAGCTGACCTGGAACCCCGGCACCTCCGACGCCAGCCACATCAGCCTGATCCCGGCCCGGACCCTGTCCGAGACCGCCAAGGCGCTGGGTGCCGCCGGCTCGGTCGACGTCGCCTTCGGCGACGCCTCGCGCAGCGACGGCCTGGTCGGTTTCGAGGCCGGCCAGCGACGGACCACCACCCGCCTGCTGGACGGCGAGTACCCCAAGGTCACCTCCATCTTCCCCACCTCGGTGGACACGGTCGCGGTCGTGGACACCCAGGGCCTCATCGAGGCGGTCCGCCGCGTCGCCCTCGTCGCCGAGCGCAACACGCCGATCCGGCTGCGCTTCACCGAGGACCACGTCGCCATCGAGGCCGGCACCGGTGACGACGCACAGGGCAGCGAGGCCGTCGAGGCCACCCTCACCGGGCCGCCCGTCGAGATCGCCTTCAACCCCCAGTTCCTGCTCGACGGACTGGGCGTCCTCGGTGCCCCGTACACCCGCCTGGCCTTCACCCAGCCCTCGCGACCCGCCGTCATCTCCGGGCAGAAAGAGGTCGACGGAGACTCCGACGAGTCCTACCGCTACGTCCTGATGCCGGTGCGGTTCGCCGGCTGACCCGAGCCCGCCGACGGGCCACGCCGGCCCGCGCGCGGCAACCCTCGACATACCCCATCCCCATCCCACCCCCACGACGAGGAGTCACGATGAGAATCGGCATGATCGGCCTGGGCAAGATGGGTGGCAACATGCGCGAGCGGCTGCGCCGCGCTGGCCACCACGTGGTCGGTTACGACCTGGACGAGAGCCTGCGGGACGTCGGCAGCCTGCCGGAGCTGGTCGAGGCGATCGACAACGACGGCTTGCGGGTGGTGTGGGTCATGGTCCCGCACGGCAAGCCCACCCGGTCCACGGTGGAGGACCTCGCCGAGCTGCTCACCGAGGGTGACCTGGTCATCGAGGGCGGCAACTCCAAGTACACCGAGGACCTCGAGCTCGACGCGCTGCTGGCGCCGAAGGGCATCGGCTACCTGGACTGCGGCGTCTCCGGCGGCATCTGGGGGCTGGAGAACGGCTACGGGCTGATGGTCGGCGGCCGTGCCGAGGACGTCGAGAAGGCGATGCCGATCTTCGACGCGTTGCGTCCGGAGGGACCGCGCGAGGAAGGGTTCGTGCACGCCGGCGAGGTCGGTGCCGGGCACTACGCCAAGATGGTGCACAACGGCATCGAGTACGGCCTCATGCACGCCTACGCCGAGGGTTACGAGCTGCTCGCCGCCAAGGACATCGTCAAGGACGTCCCGGGCTGCTTCCAGGCCTGGAGCCGGGGCACCGTGGTCCGCTCCTGGCTGCTGGACCTCGCGGTCAAGGCGCTGGAGGAGACCCCCGGCCTGGAAGGGGTCAGCGAGTACACCACCGACTCCGGCGAGGGCCGTTGGACCCTCGAGGAGGGCATCGAGATGGCGGTGCCGATGCCCGTGCTCGCCGCGGCGCTCTTCGCCCGGTTCGCCTCCCGTCAGGAGAACTCCCCGGCCATGCAGATGGTCGCGGCCCTGCGGGGGCAGTTCGGCGGGCACGCGGTGCAGATGCTCGACGGCCACGACGCGGGCCAGGTGGAGGTCCACCAGGGCGCGGAGCCGAAGCACGACGCGGATCGTGCGCGGGTGGACCAGGGCGGCGGACCCGGTGGACAGGGCGGTGACGTCAGGGCGGCCGAGGGCGCCGACGACGCCGGTCCCTCCTCCGGGAGCGGGTCCACCGGCGGACCCGTCGGCCCCACCTCGGGCACCGGTGACGTCGACGACCGGGGCTAGCAGCCAGCCCCAGGCGCCACGTCTGTGCACCTTTCTCACCTCTCCCTCGCCGACTTCCGCAGCTACCCCTCCGCCGACGTCGACCTCACGCCCGGCGTGACCGTCCTGCTCGGCCGCAACGGGC containing:
- the dnaA gene encoding chromosomal replication initiator protein DnaA, giving the protein MSPLPVDHQAIWQRVVSDLEKNGLQPRERAFLRLTRLLGLLDSNALLAVPYPHTKEMLETTLRRPIEDSLSRELGHDVRLAITVDEDLRKAVDDDSDDVASDHSVDSRGPGAVPGAAVPQTPAGPAGPAVTGVADDARLNPKYTFDTFVSGPSNRFAHAASLAVAESPARAYNPLFIYGESGLGKTHLLHAIGHYARSLYPGVRVRYVNSEEFTNDFINSIRDEKAGAFQRRYRNVDFLLIDDIQFLQGKEQTVEEFFHTFNTLHNSEKQVVITSDQPPKRLSGFAERLRSRFEWGLLTDVQPPDLETRLAILRKKAAQERMQMPDDVLELIATRITTNIRELEGALIRVMAFGSLSGQPVTNDLAQHVLKDIVPGSDPSRITVTTIIDEVSDYFQITKDELCGTSRSRTLVNARQIAMYLCRELTELSLPKIGQAFGGRDHTTVMHAERKIRTQIGERRALYDQIAELTGIIRKASAR
- the dnaN gene encoding DNA polymerase III subunit beta, giving the protein MKFRVERDVLSEAVAWVVRGLSNRPPVPVLAGVLLTADEEGTLTFSAYDYEVSATVTVEADVEEGGQVLVLGKLLADISRNLPVKPVQVATEGAKVQLTCGSSRFSLIQMPVSDYPQLPAQAQPSGSIPGDVFTQAVQQVSIAADRGDTLPILTGVRVEVDGEKVTLLATDRYRLAMRELTWNPGTSDASHISLIPARTLSETAKALGAAGSVDVAFGDASRSDGLVGFEAGQRRTTTRLLDGEYPKVTSIFPTSVDTVAVVDTQGLIEAVRRVALVAERNTPIRLRFTEDHVAIEAGTGDDAQGSEAVEATLTGPPVEIAFNPQFLLDGLGVLGAPYTRLAFTQPSRPAVISGQKEVDGDSDESYRYVLMPVRFAG
- the gnd gene encoding phosphogluconate dehydrogenase (NAD(+)-dependent, decarboxylating); translation: MRIGMIGLGKMGGNMRERLRRAGHHVVGYDLDESLRDVGSLPELVEAIDNDGLRVVWVMVPHGKPTRSTVEDLAELLTEGDLVIEGGNSKYTEDLELDALLAPKGIGYLDCGVSGGIWGLENGYGLMVGGRAEDVEKAMPIFDALRPEGPREEGFVHAGEVGAGHYAKMVHNGIEYGLMHAYAEGYELLAAKDIVKDVPGCFQAWSRGTVVRSWLLDLAVKALEETPGLEGVSEYTTDSGEGRWTLEEGIEMAVPMPVLAAALFARFASRQENSPAMQMVAALRGQFGGHAVQMLDGHDAGQVEVHQGAEPKHDADRARVDQGGGPGGQGGDVRAAEGADDAGPSSGSGSTGGPVGPTSGTGDVDDRG